In uncultured Cohaesibacter sp., a genomic segment contains:
- a CDS encoding N-acetyltransferase: MEIRRETAADFDAIMNVTLAAAKQHQIGQQNGYQTLTALRRSGQLTLSLVAEIEGTIVGHVAFCPVHVSGGDKGWYALGLMSVLPECQSQGIRKALIAEGIEMLRAMHGKGVAIVGDPDYFGPLGFMTAPQMSYGRSNANNLLADDFMVMSFDDRLPYGRMEFPEGFLSVH, from the coding sequence ATGGAAATCAGAAGAGAGACCGCCGCGGATTTTGACGCGATCATGAATGTGACACTGGCTGCCGCCAAGCAGCACCAGATCGGCCAACAGAATGGCTATCAGACACTGACAGCCTTGCGCCGATCCGGACAGCTCACCCTGTCGCTGGTGGCAGAAATCGAAGGCACGATTGTCGGTCATGTCGCTTTCTGTCCGGTGCATGTGTCCGGTGGTGACAAGGGATGGTATGCGCTGGGGTTGATGTCGGTTTTGCCCGAATGTCAAAGTCAGGGCATTCGCAAGGCCCTGATCGCGGAAGGCATCGAGATGCTTCGGGCCATGCATGGCAAGGGGGTGGCGATTGTCGGTGATCCTGATTATTTCGGACCGCTGGGCTTCATGACCGCTCCGCAGATGAGTTATGGCCGCAGCAATGCCAACAATCTTCTGGCCGATGATTTCATGGTCATGTCGTTTGATGATCGGCTGCCCTATGGGCGGATGGAATTTCCTGAAGGGTTCCTTTCGGTTCACTAG
- a CDS encoding LysE family translocator, protein MSVEFLITSFFIVIMPGTGMIYTLMVTLRRGLRMGLLAALGGTLSIISHITAAVLGLAALLHASAMAFQMVKFAGVAYLLFMAYKMMRDKEQFDAEHLTAGPAQKRTAYGVVRDGILLNLLNPKLSIFFLAFLPQFIDPQAASPVLDMIELGAVFMVMTFAVFALVSFAAASVRDKLLSRPAVMAWLKRGFAATFVALGAKLALTQR, encoded by the coding sequence GTGTCCGTCGAATTTCTGATCACATCCTTTTTCATCGTCATCATGCCCGGTACCGGCATGATTTATACGCTCATGGTGACATTGCGCCGCGGGCTTCGCATGGGGCTGCTGGCCGCACTGGGCGGGACGCTATCGATTATCTCCCATATAACGGCGGCTGTGCTGGGGCTTGCGGCGCTGCTGCATGCCAGCGCCATGGCCTTTCAGATGGTCAAGTTTGCCGGGGTCGCCTATCTGCTGTTCATGGCCTATAAGATGATGCGGGACAAGGAGCAGTTTGATGCCGAGCATCTAACGGCTGGGCCTGCGCAGAAGCGGACGGCTTATGGTGTCGTGCGTGACGGGATCCTGCTCAATCTGCTCAATCCGAAGCTGTCGATTTTCTTTCTCGCCTTTCTGCCCCAGTTTATCGACCCGCAGGCGGCCAGTCCTGTTCTGGACATGATCGAGCTTGGCGCTGTCTTCATGGTGATGACCTTTGCGGTCTTTGCTCTTGTCTCTTTCGCTGCGGCTTCCGTGCGTGACAAACTCCTGTCCCGTCCGGCTGTCATGGCTTGGCTGAAGCGTGGTTTTGCGGCGACATTCGTTGCGCTGGGAGCGAAGTTGGCGCTGACTCAACGCTAG
- a CDS encoding AMP nucleosidase translates to MKTTFSTIAPDRFSHETFRDAEAAIERLLDIYQVHTEFLRDAFTRVAQNEVPSAGRYRATYPEIRMTTDTHAQIDSRLSFGHVPGPGTYSTTITRPDLFSHYLKEQIELLLSNHNVAIEVGPSMTPIPIHFAWPDGMNVEGALPETWSRPLRDVFDVPDLAITDDAIVNGTQHYGPDEVVPLAPFTGPRIDYSLHRLAHYTATKPEHFQNFVLFTNYQFYIDEFVNWAREQMATGSTEYEEFVEVGNQITPSGSTEPVTGEAPPRLPQMPAYHLKRKDQNGITLVNIGVGPSNAKTITDHIAVLRPHAWLMLGHCAGLRNTQRLGDYVLAHGYVREDHVLDADLPTWVPIPALAEIQVALEDAVADITGLKNYELKRIMRTGTVASIDNRNWELRDHKEPVERLSQSRAIGLDMESAAIAANGFRFRVPYGTLLCVSDKPLHGELKLPGMASDFYTQQVQQHLKIGIKAMEALRCMPIERLHSRKLRSFAETAFQ, encoded by the coding sequence ATGAAAACGACCTTTTCCACGATCGCTCCGGATCGCTTCAGCCACGAAACCTTTCGTGACGCAGAAGCCGCAATCGAGCGACTACTGGATATTTATCAGGTTCATACTGAATTTCTACGAGATGCATTCACGCGCGTCGCCCAGAATGAGGTTCCCTCGGCTGGCCGTTACCGCGCGACTTATCCAGAAATCCGCATGACGACGGATACCCACGCCCAGATCGACTCCCGCCTGTCATTCGGACATGTGCCGGGACCGGGTACCTATTCGACCACCATCACGCGCCCCGACCTTTTCAGCCACTATCTCAAGGAGCAGATCGAACTGCTGCTTTCCAATCATAATGTGGCAATCGAGGTGGGCCCGTCGATGACGCCCATTCCCATCCATTTTGCCTGGCCCGACGGCATGAATGTCGAGGGCGCGTTGCCCGAAACATGGTCGCGCCCCTTGCGCGATGTCTTCGACGTGCCGGATCTGGCCATCACCGATGACGCCATCGTCAATGGCACCCAGCATTATGGGCCTGACGAAGTGGTGCCGCTGGCGCCTTTCACCGGCCCGCGCATCGACTATTCCCTGCATCGGCTGGCCCATTATACGGCAACCAAGCCGGAGCATTTCCAGAATTTCGTTCTCTTTACCAACTACCAGTTCTATATCGACGAATTTGTGAACTGGGCCAGAGAGCAAATGGCGACCGGTTCGACCGAATATGAGGAATTTGTCGAGGTCGGCAACCAGATAACGCCATCGGGAAGCACCGAGCCGGTAACGGGTGAAGCGCCGCCTCGCCTGCCGCAGATGCCCGCCTATCACCTCAAGCGCAAGGATCAGAACGGCATTACGCTGGTCAATATCGGCGTCGGCCCGTCCAACGCCAAGACCATCACTGACCATATCGCGGTTCTGCGCCCCCATGCATGGCTGATGCTGGGCCATTGCGCCGGCCTGCGCAACACCCAGCGGCTGGGCGACTATGTACTTGCCCATGGCTATGTGCGCGAAGACCATGTTCTGGATGCAGACCTGCCCACATGGGTTCCGATTCCGGCACTCGCCGAAATTCAGGTGGCGCTGGAAGATGCCGTGGCAGACATCACTGGCCTCAAGAATTATGAACTGAAGCGCATCATGCGAACCGGCACAGTCGCCTCAATCGATAACAGAAACTGGGAATTGCGCGATCACAAGGAACCCGTCGAACGGCTGTCGCAATCGCGCGCCATCGGGCTGGACATGGAGTCTGCGGCCATTGCAGCCAATGGCTTCCGCTTCCGCGTGCCCTATGGCACCCTGCTCTGCGTCTCGGACAAGCCCCTGCATGGAGAACTGAAACTCCCCGGCATGGCCAGCGATTTCTACACCCAGCAGGTTCAGCAGCATCTCAAGATCGGCATCAAGGCCATGGAAGCATTAAGATGCATGCCGATTGAACGCCTGCATTCGCGCAAATTGAGAAGCTTCGCCGAAACGGCGTTCCAATAA
- a CDS encoding EAL domain-containing protein gives MIRNAKKIAGYSLLAMLGAGLLTAGMQSAMRWQVESEIKEDLQISAELMLERANNAAQTAIDVLNNLAQSPGLSCTSDHRYRYSEAARSTAWIDTIGLVDRGGNLVCTDLGQSARQTGLLPAYQLDSRDVTLSLSAGVAKNDIPSLLVVRHLNNGRRLVARVPGELIRIDPVRNDLRRFRYGMLSMDGGTHWYLLDPEVTSGNIVDRVSMHSDSLPFEVQLSISEAALDVVTANAREFINILGFLFGLIMIGIGWYFGRYKPSDGDIILDALDNGEIVPYMQPIIDLDSGAITGCEVLARWVKPNGSVVSPNEFIPLAQNYKLTREVTCRIMKQSCQLLDPVVREGQVFKVALNLFSHQMLDDSIVSDIEDVFRDSRLGFSNLIFEISDRVPIQEMDLAKDVISQIRALGAEIALDDVGSGHSGLYNLTSISVDIVKLDKLLVDALDGAFAGPQLVQGLIDLAEKLNIGVIAEGVETEEQVIQLRKMGVSAAQGYLFAPPLPASSFCELMKVARLRTKPETATAEGDEAAETPEATEKAA, from the coding sequence ATGATTAGGAATGCCAAGAAGATAGCGGGTTACTCGCTGCTGGCGATGTTGGGGGCGGGGCTTCTGACTGCTGGTATGCAGTCTGCCATGCGCTGGCAGGTTGAAAGCGAAATCAAGGAAGACCTGCAAATTTCCGCTGAACTCATGCTGGAGCGTGCCAATAACGCCGCTCAGACCGCTATCGATGTGCTCAACAATCTGGCCCAGTCGCCGGGCCTTTCCTGCACCAGTGATCACCGTTATCGCTATAGCGAAGCTGCCCGATCAACCGCATGGATCGATACCATCGGACTTGTCGACCGGGGCGGCAACCTCGTTTGTACGGATCTGGGGCAGTCTGCCCGGCAAACCGGCCTTTTGCCTGCCTATCAGCTGGATAGCAGGGATGTGACCCTGTCGCTCTCGGCCGGGGTGGCCAAGAATGACATTCCCTCTCTTTTGGTGGTTCGGCATCTCAATAACGGCCGCAGACTGGTCGCCCGCGTGCCCGGAGAATTGATCCGGATCGATCCGGTTCGCAATGACCTGCGCCGCTTTCGCTATGGCATGCTTTCCATGGACGGCGGGACGCATTGGTATTTGCTTGATCCTGAAGTGACCAGCGGCAATATTGTCGATCGCGTCTCGATGCATTCGGACAGCCTGCCGTTTGAAGTGCAATTGTCCATTTCTGAAGCTGCGCTTGATGTGGTTACGGCCAATGCCCGCGAATTCATCAATATCCTGGGCTTTCTTTTCGGTTTGATCATGATCGGCATCGGCTGGTATTTCGGGCGCTACAAGCCTTCCGATGGCGATATCATTCTTGATGCGCTGGATAATGGGGAGATCGTGCCCTATATGCAGCCGATTATCGATCTGGACAGCGGAGCCATTACCGGCTGTGAGGTCTTGGCGCGTTGGGTCAAGCCCAATGGCAGTGTTGTGTCGCCGAATGAATTCATTCCTTTGGCGCAAAATTACAAACTGACCCGCGAGGTCACCTGCCGGATCATGAAGCAGAGCTGTCAATTGCTCGATCCCGTTGTGCGGGAAGGGCAGGTCTTCAAGGTGGCGCTCAATCTGTTTTCCCATCAGATGCTTGATGATTCCATTGTCAGCGATATTGAAGATGTATTCAGGGACAGCAGGCTTGGCTTTTCCAACCTGATCTTCGAGATCTCGGATCGCGTGCCGATACAGGAGATGGATCTTGCCAAGGATGTGATCAGCCAGATCAGGGCGCTTGGTGCGGAGATCGCGCTGGATGATGTGGGCTCGGGCCATAGTGGCCTCTATAACCTGACATCAATCAGCGTCGATATTGTCAAGCTTGATAAGCTGCTGGTAGATGCGCTGGATGGCGCTTTTGCCGGGCCACAACTTGTGCAGGGCCTGATCGATCTGGCCGAAAAGCTGAATATCGGCGTCATTGCCGAAGGGGTGGAGACGGAAGAGCAGGTTATCCAGCTGCGCAAAATGGGCGTTTCTGCCGCGCAGGGTTATCTGTTTGCGCCGCCGCTACCGGCGTCTTCCTTCTGCGAGCTGATGAAGGTTGCGCGCCTTCGCACCAAGCCAGAGACCGCAACGGCAGAAGGCGACGAGGCTGCCGAAACACCAGAGGCAACAGAGAAGGCGGCATAA
- a CDS encoding EAL domain-containing protein codes for MKNQFRSIFLLFLGVVLGVFPVFAAHIAIRDYVQSRSERFLDQTAESTLVRAESLVQEAIDVFSALHHYSVPVCDNELQDRFRRMMLRHSALHDVGLIYNGEYMYCSSIKESTSFQPTSAEAKGSVPHLSYRAVRDRLTGKDGLLVQWHITEFVSIGGFILVENFVQRAVQTEYDDFYRIGIKLTNDNLLAESTPETRLRKRAPFYSFEPDPSWTKELIERQASSSRYPISVAVAIPFGAAWENFAGVVRVVDGLGVLAGGLIMFLFVRLSLRKPDPYVSLEKAIKRKEFVPYYQPILDIQSGRLSGCEVLVRWRKPDGSITSPGHFIDAAEASGLALPMTASLMEQVAEDLSESYGDRPNLKVAINLFNKHFEDLAIVREVEQVFGNSGVRFEQLVLEVTERQPLENLDRARAIISRLQELGVRVALDDAGTGHGGFAYLQKLGMDIIKIDKLFVDTITADAESVPIIDSLSQMAKGMDMVVVAEGVETDEQLDYLRRIGIDEAQGFLFSPALPASAYLKLVAALGNKKQKQKDDAPSAEGKPVSKVS; via the coding sequence TTGAAGAATCAATTTCGCTCAATATTTCTGCTATTTCTTGGTGTGGTTCTCGGTGTCTTTCCCGTGTTTGCCGCCCATATTGCTATACGCGATTATGTGCAGAGCAGAAGTGAGCGTTTTCTTGATCAGACGGCCGAGAGCACATTGGTGCGCGCGGAGTCCCTCGTGCAGGAAGCCATCGATGTCTTTTCTGCCCTGCATCACTATAGTGTTCCCGTGTGTGATAATGAGCTTCAGGACCGGTTTCGGCGAATGATGCTGCGTCATTCGGCCCTGCATGATGTCGGGCTGATTTATAATGGCGAATATATGTATTGTTCGTCCATCAAGGAGAGCACCAGTTTTCAGCCGACATCGGCTGAGGCGAAGGGGTCGGTTCCGCATCTGAGCTATCGGGCCGTGCGCGACAGGCTGACTGGAAAAGATGGCCTGCTGGTGCAGTGGCACATCACCGAGTTCGTTTCTATCGGCGGCTTCATTCTTGTGGAGAATTTCGTTCAGCGCGCGGTGCAAACCGAATATGACGACTTTTACAGAATTGGGATCAAGCTGACGAATGACAATCTGCTGGCCGAAAGTACGCCAGAAACCCGGCTCAGGAAAAGAGCGCCATTCTACAGTTTCGAGCCCGACCCCAGCTGGACCAAGGAACTGATCGAAAGACAAGCCAGTTCGTCCCGCTATCCGATCTCCGTCGCGGTTGCCATTCCCTTTGGCGCTGCATGGGAGAATTTTGCCGGTGTGGTTCGTGTCGTGGATGGCTTGGGGGTTCTGGCGGGCGGTCTCATCATGTTCCTGTTTGTGCGCCTCAGTCTACGCAAGCCCGATCCTTATGTGAGTCTTGAGAAGGCCATCAAACGCAAGGAATTTGTTCCCTATTATCAACCCATTCTCGACATTCAGAGTGGGCGTTTGTCCGGTTGCGAGGTGCTCGTGCGGTGGCGCAAGCCGGATGGTTCCATCACTTCGCCGGGGCATTTTATCGATGCAGCTGAAGCCTCTGGCCTCGCCTTGCCGATGACCGCCTCCCTGATGGAGCAGGTCGCAGAGGATCTCTCCGAGAGCTATGGTGATCGGCCCAATCTGAAGGTCGCGATAAATCTGTTCAACAAGCATTTCGAGGATTTGGCGATTGTGCGGGAAGTGGAACAGGTCTTTGGCAATTCCGGGGTCCGCTTCGAGCAGTTGGTGCTGGAAGTAACGGAGCGCCAGCCGCTGGAAAATCTTGATCGTGCCCGTGCCATCATTTCCAGATTGCAGGAACTGGGGGTTCGGGTTGCGCTTGATGATGCGGGAACGGGGCATGGCGGCTTTGCCTATTTGCAAAAGCTCGGCATGGATATCATCAAGATCGACAAGCTGTTTGTCGATACCATCACGGCAGACGCGGAGAGTGTGCCGATTATCGATTCCCTGAGCCAGATGGCCAAGGGCATGGATATGGTTGTGGTTGCCGAAGGGGTCGAAACGGACGAACAGCTCGATTATCTCAGGCGCATCGGTATCGATGAGGCGCAAGGGTTCCTGTTTTCGCCCGCGTTGCCTGCGTCGGCCTATTTGAAGCTGGTGGCCGCATTGGGCAACAAGAAACAAAAGCAGAAGGATGACGCACCCTCTGCGGAGGGCAAGCCTGTTTCGAAGGTTTCCTGA
- the aspS gene encoding aspartate--tRNA ligase has translation MHPYRSHTCGDLRESHVGENVRLSGWVHRVRDHGGLLFIDLRDQYGLTQVVADPDSPAFADAEKVRGEWCVRVEGEVKARSEDTVNETLPTGKIEIFISKLDVLGASKELPLPVFGEPDYPEDTRLKYRFLDLRRETLHANIIKRTKIMASARRRMSEIGFNEFQTPILTASSPEGARDYLVPSRIHPGKFFALPQAPQQFKQLLMMSGFDKYFQIAPCFRDEDPRADRLPGEFYQLDMEMSFVEQEDILSTMEPVIRGMFEEFAEGKPVTQEFPRIPYKEAMRKYGSDKPDLRIPIVMEEVSEHFRGSGFKIFARMLEEEKNEVWGIPAKTGGARTFCDRMNSWAQSEGQAGLGYIFWRKGEDGSLEGAGPLAKNIGPERTEAIRTQLGLDAGDACFFVAGDPSKFADFAGRARNRVGNELDLIDRDRFELCWIVDFPMYEYNEDEEKVDFSHNPFSMPKGELEGLENTDPLELEAYQYDVVCNGYELGSGAVRNHSIDVMKKAFEIAGYSEEVLMDRFGGMYRAFQYGAPPHGGMALGMERIIMLLCGVPNLREISLFPMNQQAQDLMMGAPSDPTNQQLRELHLRLNLPE, from the coding sequence ATGCATCCTTATCGCAGCCATACCTGTGGCGATCTCCGCGAGAGCCATGTGGGCGAAAATGTTCGTCTGTCCGGTTGGGTACATCGTGTACGCGACCACGGCGGTCTTCTTTTCATCGATTTGCGCGACCAGTATGGTCTCACACAGGTCGTGGCCGATCCGGATTCTCCCGCCTTTGCTGACGCCGAAAAGGTGCGCGGTGAATGGTGTGTCCGGGTTGAGGGCGAGGTGAAGGCGCGTTCGGAAGATACTGTCAACGAAACGCTGCCCACCGGCAAGATCGAGATCTTCATTTCCAAGCTGGATGTGCTCGGCGCTTCCAAGGAACTGCCTTTGCCGGTCTTTGGCGAGCCGGACTATCCGGAAGATACCCGCCTCAAATATCGCTTCCTTGATTTGCGCCGCGAGACGCTGCACGCAAACATCATCAAGCGCACGAAAATCATGGCGTCTGCTCGCCGCCGGATGAGTGAAATCGGCTTCAACGAATTCCAGACACCGATCCTGACCGCTTCGTCGCCGGAAGGCGCGCGCGACTATCTGGTGCCTTCGCGTATTCATCCGGGCAAATTCTTTGCCCTGCCGCAGGCTCCGCAGCAGTTCAAGCAGCTGCTGATGATGTCCGGCTTCGACAAATATTTCCAGATCGCTCCCTGCTTCCGCGATGAAGATCCGCGCGCAGACCGTCTGCCGGGTGAATTCTATCAGCTCGATATGGAAATGAGCTTTGTCGAGCAGGAAGATATCCTGAGCACCATGGAGCCGGTCATTCGCGGCATGTTCGAAGAATTCGCCGAAGGCAAGCCGGTGACCCAGGAATTCCCGCGTATTCCTTACAAGGAAGCCATGCGCAAATATGGTTCCGACAAGCCGGACCTGCGTATTCCGATTGTCATGGAAGAGGTTTCCGAGCATTTCCGTGGCTCGGGCTTCAAGATCTTTGCTCGCATGCTTGAGGAAGAGAAGAACGAAGTCTGGGGTATTCCGGCAAAGACCGGTGGTGCCCGTACCTTCTGTGACCGGATGAACAGCTGGGCACAGAGCGAGGGTCAGGCCGGTCTTGGCTATATCTTCTGGCGCAAGGGTGAAGACGGATCTCTGGAAGGGGCAGGGCCTCTTGCCAAGAATATCGGTCCGGAGCGCACTGAAGCCATCCGCACCCAGTTGGGTCTGGACGCCGGTGATGCCTGCTTCTTTGTTGCCGGTGATCCTTCGAAATTTGCCGATTTTGCCGGACGCGCCCGCAACCGAGTCGGCAACGAGCTCGACCTCATCGATCGGGACCGGTTCGAGCTTTGCTGGATCGTCGACTTCCCGATGTATGAATATAACGAAGACGAAGAGAAGGTCGATTTCAGCCACAACCCATTCTCCATGCCCAAGGGCGAACTGGAAGGGCTGGAAAATACCGATCCGCTGGAACTGGAAGCCTATCAGTATGACGTGGTCTGCAACGGCTACGAACTGGGGTCCGGTGCTGTCCGTAACCACAGCATCGATGTCATGAAGAAGGCCTTCGAGATTGCAGGCTATTCCGAAGAGGTTCTGATGGACCGTTTCGGCGGCATGTATCGCGCCTTCCAGTATGGTGCCCCTCCGCATGGTGGCATGGCTCTGGGTATGGAACGCATCATCATGCTGCTTTGCGGCGTGCCGAACCTGCGCGAAATCTCTCTGTTCCCGATGAACCAGCAGGCACAGGATTTGATGATGGGCGCTCCGAGCGATCCGACCAATCAGCAGCTTCGCGAGCTGCATCTGCGTCTTAATCTTCCAGAATAA
- the rnd gene encoding ribonuclease D — MKTITTTAELADACKKCAQHPFVTVDTEFLRETTYWPKLCLIQMASPDDAYLVDPLADGLDLAPFFELMSDEAVTKVFHAGRQDIEIIYHMGNLIPAPMFDSQVAAMVCGFGDSISYDQLVQRLTGNRLDKSHRYTDWSRRPLTDKQLTYALADVTHLRDVYHALRSNLEEQSRSEWVQEEMKILTSPDTYYTAPVDAWKRMKLRIRKPREFAALKMLAAWRESEAQSRDVPRNRILKDEAIFELAVHQPKTPEALTALRSISKGYERSKAGQDLLQLMQEVADIPATDLPDVPKGKNQPEGSGAAVDLMKVLLKLISERHGVAAKVIATVDDLEKIACDDDADVAALKGWRKELFGQHALRIKRGELALRLEGKRVGTIECDPPVPGTTARNGKRAGKARKPKQAEASS, encoded by the coding sequence ATGAAGACGATTACGACCACTGCCGAACTGGCAGACGCTTGCAAAAAATGCGCACAACACCCCTTCGTCACTGTCGACACGGAGTTTCTGCGCGAAACGACCTATTGGCCGAAACTGTGCCTCATTCAGATGGCATCTCCAGATGACGCATATCTTGTTGATCCGCTCGCAGACGGGCTGGATCTTGCGCCATTTTTTGAATTGATGTCCGATGAGGCCGTCACCAAGGTCTTTCATGCAGGCCGTCAGGATATCGAGATTATCTATCACATGGGCAATCTCATCCCTGCCCCGATGTTTGACAGTCAGGTCGCAGCGATGGTGTGCGGCTTTGGCGACTCGATTTCCTATGACCAGCTTGTACAGCGCCTGACGGGCAATCGGCTGGACAAATCCCACCGCTATACGGACTGGTCACGCAGACCACTGACCGACAAGCAACTGACCTATGCCCTTGCCGACGTGACCCATCTCAGGGATGTCTATCACGCCCTCAGAAGCAATCTGGAAGAGCAAAGCAGAAGCGAATGGGTGCAGGAGGAGATGAAAATCCTCACCTCCCCGGACACCTATTACACCGCGCCGGTCGATGCCTGGAAGCGCATGAAACTGCGCATTCGCAAGCCGAGGGAATTTGCAGCCCTGAAGATGCTGGCCGCATGGCGTGAATCCGAAGCGCAATCGCGCGATGTTCCGCGCAACCGCATCCTCAAGGATGAGGCCATTTTCGAGCTGGCAGTGCATCAGCCCAAGACGCCCGAAGCCCTCACCGCGCTCCGCTCAATCTCCAAGGGCTATGAGCGCTCAAAGGCCGGTCAGGATCTGTTGCAACTGATGCAGGAAGTGGCCGACATTCCGGCAACCGATCTGCCAGACGTGCCCAAGGGCAAAAATCAGCCCGAAGGCTCTGGCGCTGCGGTGGACCTGATGAAGGTTCTGCTCAAGCTGATATCCGAACGCCATGGCGTTGCTGCCAAGGTCATTGCGACCGTTGACGATCTGGAAAAGATCGCCTGCGACGATGACGCCGATGTTGCCGCCCTCAAGGGCTGGCGCAAGGAACTGTTTGGCCAGCATGCATTGAGGATCAAGCGCGGCGAACTGGCCTTGCGCCTTGAAGGCAAGCGCGTCGGCACCATCGAATGTGACCCGCCTGTCCCCGGCACCACTGCCCGAAATGGCAAACGGGCTGGCAAAGCCCGCAAGCCCAAGCAGGCCGAGGCATCATCCTGA